Genomic segment of Thiomonas sp. FB-Cd:
CGCTGCTGCGCATGGCCCAGGCCAAGGTGCAGATCGCCCAGGCTGGCGTGCAGGTGGCCAAGAAGGATTTCCTGCCGGAGATCACGGTTGGCGCCTCCTACGGCAAGAGCTTTTTTCCGGGCTCTCCCAACTTTTTCTCCGCCGGGGTTTCGATGAACTTGCCGATCTTCTCCAGCCATCGGCTGGATCAGGAACTCGACAGCGCCCGCGCCCAGGTGCTGGAAGCCCGCTACGACGAGCAGGACCAGCGGTTGGCCTTGCAGCAGCAGATCCGCACCGCCACGGCGCGCATGCGCAGCCAGCAGGAGAAGTGGCAGCGCATGCGCGCGCACATGCTGCCGCTGGCGCATGCGGCGTACGACTCCACCCTCACCACCTACAGCAACGGCCGCGCCAGCATGAGCGACGTGCTGAAGGCGCAGCAAGCCGTTTTTGCCCTTGAACTCCAGACCCTGCAACAGCGCCGGGATCTGCTGGCCACCCAGGCCGAACTCGACTACCTGACAACGCCTTCGGAGCAGCAGCCATGAATTTGCGAACCTTCACTCTCGGCCTCGGCCTGTTGCTGGTCGGCATCGGCGCGGGCCTCTGGACCAGTCGCTGGCTGCCGCACGGCGCCTCGGACCCCAAGACGCCGAACGCCGCGGCGGCCCCGGCTTCCGCAACAGCTTCCGCAGCAGCGCCGGCAAGCCGCCGGGTGCTGTACTGGGCCAACCCGATGAACGCCGCCATCCACTCCGACCACCCGATGAAAGACAACATGGGGATGGACTATGTCCCGGTCTACGCCCCGGCTGCGGCGCCGCAGCGCCGGGTGCTGTACTGGGTCAGCCCGATGAATCCGGCGATCCATTCGGACCGTCCGATGAAGGACAACATGGGCATGGATTACGTGCCGGTCTACGCCCCGGCCGAAGCCGGCGCCAACGACAGCGGGCTGCGCATCGACCCGCGCCTGACGCAAAACCTGGGCGTGCGCCTGACGACCGCACAGATGCGTCCCATGGGCCAGGCGATCCAGACCGTGGGCACCGTGGCCGTGGACCAGAACCGCGTCACCACCGTCACCCCGCGCTTCTCCGGCTGGGTCGTGCATCTCAAGGTGCGTGCCGTGGGCGACCCGGTGGCGCGCGGTCAGGTGCTGGCGGAGATTTACTCGCCCGAGCTGTACAGCGCGCAGCAGGAATACAGCATTGCGCGCCAGCAAGCCGGCGCGGCCGACGGTCATGCCGACAGCCAGGGCTTGCTGGCCGCGGCCAAACAGCGCCTGCTGCTGCTGGGCCTGCCCGGGGCTGCGCTCAAGCAGTTGGAGGCCTCGGGCCAGCCGATGCGCAACG
This window contains:
- a CDS encoding efflux RND transporter periplasmic adaptor subunit, coding for MNLRTFTLGLGLLLVGIGAGLWTSRWLPHGASDPKTPNAAAAPASATASAAAPASRRVLYWANPMNAAIHSDHPMKDNMGMDYVPVYAPAAAPQRRVLYWVSPMNPAIHSDRPMKDNMGMDYVPVYAPAEAGANDSGLRIDPRLTQNLGVRLTTAQMRPMGQAIQTVGTVAVDQNRVTTVTPRFSGWVVHLKVRAVGDPVARGQVLAEIYSPELYSAQQEYSIARQQAGAADGHADSQGLLAAAKQRLLLLGLPGAALKQLEASGQPMRNVPILAPESGVVTALNIRQGSYVSSQNSLFEIANLDRVWVNVALYDYQMPWVRLGDGVQLQLPAYPGRNWDGRLNFLYPTLDPQTRTITARLSFANPGGILRPGMYANATVQAQAQTALALPSSAVLRTQDGDYAMLAQAGGHFLPVQVALGPEANGWVVIARGLKAGDQVVESAQFLLYSESQFQSVKARMLGGHAGTSGASGIPATGAMPGMPPASAPQAGSAGPMTSRTVAPIAPPTGAPPATPAAAPPPAAGSIAGMNMAPDRSAP